From Xylocopilactobacillus apis, a single genomic window includes:
- a CDS encoding metallophosphoesterase family protein encodes MKFIHTADLHLDTPFRGLQIENKEILNKIKNSTFNAFKNIVDIAIKQEVDFIIIAGDLYDSDVQSVTAQLFLNDQFLRLKEKNITVYVIFGNHDFSNSQIGNFEFPDNVFIFPAEVKSFYHTAKDGTRVELVGFSYPDRWVNENKVEQYPKPHSDIDYTIGILHGALKTGHDDNYAPFSKDELLEKGYDYWALGHIHERQILNEDPYIVYPGNPQGRSIKEDGSKGFYLVETNNKETEINFLPSDVIEWDKVIIDGRSLVSMSDVQREIDLNLNELSKTVSHFVSVMIKNANNLPLTVVKSIEDDSFAGGIAPKKFEDNYNIVFKVSVQITKSDVFSELDQSFWNRSADKIFSSENLEKEVLPLLKNYRFLQELVRNPEFTSTLQNETFELINERKSENDQL; translated from the coding sequence ATGAAATTTATTCATACAGCTGATTTACATTTAGATACACCTTTTCGCGGATTACAGATAGAGAATAAGGAAATCCTTAACAAAATTAAGAATTCAACTTTTAATGCTTTTAAAAATATAGTAGATATTGCTATTAAACAAGAGGTTGATTTTATCATCATAGCAGGTGATTTATATGACAGTGATGTTCAAAGTGTAACAGCACAGCTTTTTTTAAATGACCAATTTTTACGTCTAAAAGAAAAAAATATAACTGTATACGTTATTTTTGGAAATCATGATTTTTCAAATAGTCAGATCGGAAATTTTGAATTTCCTGATAACGTTTTTATATTTCCTGCTGAAGTTAAAAGTTTCTATCACACTGCAAAAGATGGAACTCGTGTAGAATTAGTAGGTTTTAGTTATCCTGATCGGTGGGTTAACGAAAATAAAGTTGAGCAATACCCAAAACCTCACTCTGATATTGATTACACGATTGGAATTTTACATGGAGCTTTAAAAACTGGTCATGATGATAACTATGCACCGTTTTCAAAAGATGAATTGTTAGAAAAAGGTTATGATTACTGGGCATTAGGTCATATTCATGAAAGACAAATCCTTAATGAAGATCCATATATTGTTTATCCAGGCAATCCTCAGGGTCGTAGTATCAAAGAAGATGGTTCAAAAGGATTTTACTTAGTAGAAACCAATAATAAAGAGACAGAAATAAACTTTTTACCTAGTGACGTAATTGAGTGGGATAAGGTTATTATTGACGGAAGATCGTTAGTATCAATGAGTGATGTTCAAAGGGAAATTGATTTAAATTTAAATGAATTATCAAAGACAGTTTCTCATTTCGTGTCAGTAATGATTAAAAATGCTAATAACTTACCGCTGACAGTTGTTAAATCAATTGAGGATGATTCATTTGCTGGGGGGATTGCACCGAAGAAATTCGAAGACAACTATAATATTGTTTTTAAAGTGTCAGTACAAATCACTAAAAGTGATGTTTTCTCAGAACTCGACCAAAGTTTTTGGAACCGAAGTGCTGATAAAATCTTTAGCTCAGAAAATCTTGAAAAAGAGGTTTTGCCTTTATTAAAGAATTATCGATTTCTTCAGGAATTAGTTCGAAATCCTGAATTTACATCAACTTTGCAAAATGAAACTTTTGAACTCATAAATGAAAGAAAGAGCGAGAACGATCAATTATGA
- a CDS encoding transglycosylase domain-containing protein: protein MKKIVKKTHPIKITFAVVLFFLVLISSFFTFKAKTADIKGMETSLRLNTSVYDKDNKYAGALLNRKGRYVNLDQISPNIVNAVINTEDRTFYKNPGFSVTGTARAVLGYVVHFGHDSSGGGSTISQQLVKNMFLTQKKTIGRKAEELFYSVQLNKVEPKKKILEMYLNHAYFGYGVWGVENASLRYFGVHASQVSVAQGAAICAMLANPGLYNPISYPDYAIKRRNVILNSMKANKVINESDYNQAVNEKSNITNNYTPITTYNFPSYFDAVIEEAKRDYKISEDDLLNDGYVIYTNLNQSMQRKMENYYSSESILPWAGNTQAQSASVAVNVKTGGVEALIGNANDQNHLFLELNRATQMYRQAGSTLKPISVYAPALTKGYKPDSMLQDKLVSYNGYKPKNYNNSYAGSVTMNDALTNSLNAPAVWLLNEIGLNTGVNSLNKFGFTVKENQKDLGLALGDLNVTPLQIAQAYQIIANNGLKHKTHLINRIETSNGKELRNFNDFSKPVISPKVVKELTPMLKNVFNNGTATEAKPSNFEVAGKTGSTQTKEGQGTATRDQWVVGYTPDICLTTWVGYDNPNDERVLNNSNYANWTFKNILESIYSDTPQTSFSDNSFPKERKKKDFIQSNIDLYNKGLDNLKNGVSSFYRSVIDFFK from the coding sequence GTGAAAAAAATTGTTAAAAAAACTCATCCAATTAAAATTACCTTTGCGGTAGTTTTATTTTTTTTAGTGTTGATATCTTCTTTTTTTACTTTTAAAGCTAAAACTGCAGATATAAAAGGAATGGAGACTTCATTAAGATTAAACACTTCAGTTTACGATAAAGATAATAAATATGCAGGAGCTCTATTAAACCGAAAGGGTAGGTACGTTAACCTCGATCAAATCAGTCCAAATATTGTTAATGCAGTTATTAACACTGAAGATCGAACTTTTTACAAAAATCCAGGTTTTAGTGTTACTGGGACGGCTCGAGCTGTTCTTGGGTATGTTGTTCATTTTGGACATGATTCTAGTGGAGGTGGAAGTACGATCAGTCAGCAATTAGTTAAAAACATGTTTTTAACTCAAAAGAAAACAATTGGTCGTAAAGCTGAAGAATTATTTTATTCAGTTCAATTGAATAAAGTTGAACCAAAGAAAAAAATACTAGAAATGTATTTAAATCATGCTTATTTTGGTTATGGAGTTTGGGGTGTTGAAAATGCTTCTTTAAGGTACTTTGGAGTTCATGCTTCGCAAGTATCTGTTGCCCAAGGTGCTGCAATATGTGCAATGTTAGCAAATCCTGGGCTTTACAATCCAATAAGTTACCCTGATTATGCTATAAAAAGAAGAAATGTTATTTTAAATTCAATGAAAGCTAATAAAGTAATTAACGAAAGCGATTACAATCAAGCAGTTAATGAAAAATCCAATATAACAAATAACTATACCCCGATTACTACTTACAATTTTCCGTCTTATTTTGACGCGGTAATTGAAGAAGCAAAACGTGATTATAAGATTTCCGAAGATGACCTCTTAAATGATGGTTATGTAATATATACGAATCTCAATCAAAGTATGCAAAGAAAAATGGAAAATTATTATTCCAGTGAATCTATTCTTCCTTGGGCTGGAAATACTCAAGCACAATCTGCATCAGTTGCTGTAAACGTTAAAACTGGTGGTGTTGAAGCATTAATTGGTAATGCTAATGACCAGAATCATCTTTTCTTAGAGTTAAATAGAGCAACTCAAATGTACCGGCAAGCTGGTTCAACGTTAAAACCAATTTCTGTTTATGCACCAGCATTAACAAAAGGGTATAAACCTGATTCAATGCTTCAAGATAAACTAGTCTCATATAATGGATATAAGCCTAAAAATTATAACAATTCTTATGCCGGAAGCGTCACAATGAATGATGCATTGACCAATAGTTTAAATGCTCCAGCAGTCTGGCTTCTTAATGAAATCGGACTAAACACCGGGGTCAATTCTTTAAATAAGTTTGGTTTTACAGTTAAAGAAAATCAAAAAGATTTAGGATTAGCACTGGGTGATTTAAATGTTACTCCTTTGCAAATTGCCCAAGCGTACCAAATAATCGCAAATAATGGTCTCAAACATAAAACACATTTAATTAATCGAATTGAAACTTCAAATGGAAAAGAATTGCGTAATTTTAACGATTTTTCAAAACCTGTAATTTCTCCGAAAGTAGTTAAAGAATTAACTCCAATGTTAAAAAATGTTTTTAATAACGGTACCGCAACGGAAGCAAAACCAAGTAATTTTGAAGTTGCTGGAAAAACTGGGAGCACACAGACCAAGGAAGGACAGGGAACTGCAACTAGAGACCAGTGGGTGGTTGGATATACGCCTGATATTTGTTTAACAACTTGGGTTGGATATGATAATCCAAATGATGAAAGAGTTTTGAACAATAGTAATTATGCAAATTGGACTTTTAAAAATATTTTGGAATCAATTTATTCTGATACACCCCAGACTTCTTTTTCAGATAATTCTTTTCCAAAAGAAAGGAAAAAGAAGGACTTTATTCAATCAAATATTGATCTTTATAACAAAGGCTTAGATAATCTTAAAAATGGAGTTTCTTCATTTTATCGTTCAGTAATAGATTTTTTTAAGTAA
- a CDS encoding arginine repressor translates to MKKEKRHAIISQIISENSIATQDQLLNILQEQGIKVTQATISRDIRDMHITKSPDFNGKLRFVVYHQDDRNPIQKLLDNAQIVGLSITQVQFINVIKTIKGSGNAFGATIDELKFPEVIGTIAGLDSVIVISKDEADAKKVYDVLSDYINAKELEPL, encoded by the coding sequence ATGAAAAAAGAAAAAAGACATGCGATTATTTCTCAAATTATTAGTGAGAATTCAATTGCAACTCAAGACCAACTTTTAAATATATTGCAAGAACAAGGAATTAAAGTTACTCAAGCAACTATTTCCAGAGATATCAGGGACATGCATATCACTAAATCTCCCGATTTTAATGGAAAATTACGTTTTGTAGTTTATCACCAAGACGATCGAAACCCAATTCAAAAATTATTGGATAATGCTCAAATTGTCGGTTTATCAATTACGCAAGTTCAATTTATTAATGTTATTAAAACAATTAAAGGTTCTGGTAATGCTTTTGGAGCTACAATTGATGAATTAAAGTTTCCAGAAGTTATAGGTACTATTGCTGGTCTTGATAGCGTAATAGTAATTTCTAAAGATGAAGCAGATGCGAAGAAAGTTTATGATGTTTTATCAGATTACATTAACGCCAAAGAATTAGAACCTTTATAG